From one Solanum lycopersicum chromosome 12, SLM_r2.1 genomic stretch:
- the LOC138340451 gene encoding uncharacterized protein — MGYCTRWTICSDDGRKDGEKTITVPKPRQKYDEADRKKIEKGFKAKTLLVCGIGPDEYNRVSACESAKEILDCLKTAHEGTEQVKESKIDMLTSRYENFKMQEGETIHEMFTKFSSITNELRSLGEPISMTKQVRKVLRILPKTWESKVDAITEAKDLKVLTMDALIGNLKTHEMNRNYDLSNKESKKDK; from the coding sequence ATGGGATATTGTACTAGATGGACCATTTGTTCCGATGATGGAAGAAAGGATGGAGAGAAGACCATTACTGTTCCAAAGCCTAGGCAGAAATATGACGAAGCTGacaggaaaaagattgaaaagggtttcaaagctaaaactcttctggtctgtgggataggacctgatgagtacAACAGAGTGTCAGCCTGTGAGTCTGCTAAGGAAATTTTGGATTGCTTGAAGACTGCacatgaaggaactgaacaagtcaaagaatctAAGATTGACATGCTTACCTCACGATATGAGAACTTTAAAATGCAGGAAGGAGAAACAATACATGAAATGTTCACCAAGTTTTCTTCCATTACAAATGAGCTGCGAAGTCTGggtgaacctataagcatgacCAAACAAGTAAGAAAAGTGCTTCGAATTCTTCCAAAGACTTGGGAGAGCAAGGTTGATGCCATTACAGAAGCCAAGGATTTGAAGGTGCTGACTATGGATGCTTTGATTGGTAATCTGAAGACACATGAGATGAATCGGAATTACGATTTATCAAATAAGGAATCTAAGAAGGACAAGtaa